In the genome of Deltaproteobacteria bacterium, the window TCCAGGTCGATGATGGCGAGCCGCCGATGCCCGAGCGCGGCCTCCCCGTCGGTCCACCACCCCTCGCCGTCCGGACCGCGGTGGGCGAGCGCGGCGGTCATCCGGCGGACGAGCCCGGGGTCGAGGGGCCCCGTCCCGACGCTGATCAGGCCTGCGATACCGCACATCGGACGGTGCCGTACGCGAGCGGCGTCCCGTGCTCGGCGACGCGAACGCCAGGGCGCGCCCTCGGATAGATGTGGGGCAACGCGACGATCAGGGCGATGACGAACCAGAAGTGTCGTTGTCGCAGCCCGTAGTTCAGCATCCCGTAGAGGAGGAGCGACAGGTAGGAGACGAGCAGCGCCCGGGCGACCGTGAGGGCCTCCGGGTCGCGCGCGCGCCGGGTCCAGCCGAGGAACCTCACGCTCCTCGCCATCGCCGCGGCCAGCAACCCGAACATGAGCAGGCTGCCGACGGCACCGGTCTCGGCGAGCACCCCGAGATACGAGTTGTGCATCTCCTGCGCGAGTCCGCCCGGCACGAGCTCGGGGATGGTCGCCGCGAACCCCCCTGGTCCCACGCCCAGGAGAGGGTGCTCGGCGAAGACCGTGCGCCAGGCGACGAGCTGGTCCGCCCGCCGCGGGCTCATGTCTCGCAGATCGTGGGAGTCCGACTCGAGGAAGGAGACGGCCCGCCGAATGCCGTAGGGCAGCTCGTCGTGGTGCCGCTCGTACTGCCGCCACGCCGATCCCGCGGCGAGCAGCGCCGCGCAGGTCCAGACGAGACAGAGGCGCGGCGAGGTGAGCATGACCATCAGCCAGATCGACAGCGCCGCGAAGACGACCCCGCCGCGGCTCCCGCTCGCCACCACGCTCAGGAACGCGATCACGACGAGGGCGCCGTGCAGGGCGCGCGCGCCGCGCGACGCCGCGGAGCTGAGGGCCCTGGCACAGAGGAAGGGGATGACGGCGATCATGAAGGACTGCAGCTGGTTGATCCCCTCGAAGAGGCCCGCGACCCTGCCGCCCTGCACCAGCAGGTTGTCGAGGCTCCCGCGCCACAAGAGCACGGTGGCCGCGCCGCCGGCCGCGCACGCCACGGCGCCTGCCCACCGCCAGGCGGAGAGGACGCGCCGGGCTCGTTCGCGAGAGCCGAGCAACCTGCAGATCACGACCAGGGACACGCAGAGCCAGACGTAGGTGGCCAGCTCGATCAACGACTCCGAGCCCGTCGGGCCCAGGGTCGCCGACAGGATGCCGACCGTGCAGAAGGCGGCGAGCAGCCCGACGATGCGGCGCCCCTGCCGCTCGCCGAGCGCGCCGGCCGCCCCGCTCGCGCTGACCCAGGCGCCGAAGGCGGTGAGGAGCAGGACGGGATCGGCGAGGGTCAGCTTCTGCAGCACGATCGGGCCCGCGCCAAACGGATATCCCATGAGGCTCGCCACGGTCTTCGTGACCGGCAGCAGGAGCACCCACAGGCACAGGCCCGTGAACGGCTCCGTGCAGATGCGGGCCGCGACGAAGGCCGCGGGGACGCCGACGATCACGGCAACGGCCACGAGGGCGGCGCTATCCATGGCTACGCCTCGGAACGCGGCTCACAGCGTCCTCCAGATGAACGTCTTCACCGATCGCAGGGTGTGATCGAGGCTCCCGTCCGTGTGGACTCGGTGCACTGGCACCCCCGCGAAATCGAGGTTCGAGCACTGCGCGTGGCGACGGCGCAGGTACTCCGTCGGCTCGGGCCCGCCCGGCTTGGCTCGCGTCAGGTTGCGTTGGATGGCGACCTCGAGCGGGACGTTCAGCGACAGGATCAGATCGGGTGGCGGGATGGAGCGGTAGAGCCGCTCCTCCACCCGGGCGAGCCACCGGTAGAGCAGCCGGGCGTCCTCGAGCAGGAAGTGCAGGCTGGGACCCTCGGGCACACCCGGCTGCCGGGTCGGGTAGCGGTCGGCGATGACGATGGTGCCGCCTGCGGCCCTGCGGTGGGCGCGCACCAGCAGCCGCTTCCGCTCGTAGCCGAGCATCACGGCGCGGAGCGCGTGGAGGATGAGCAGGTGCCCGCGCGGCAGCGTCTCGAGCCCCGTCGCGCTTCCCGCCTCGAGGCGGGAGAGGCGATACCTCGGCACGAGCCGCCGCAGCAGCGGCAGGAGCGCGCGTGGCGCGAGCGTCGCCGGCGTGGGGGGCGGCTTCCCCCCGTGCACGGTTGCCACCGACAGGAACCCTCCCAACCAGCGGCTCACCTCGCGGACCAGCGTGGACTTCCCCGAGCCGTCCGAGCCGACCACCCCCACGACGGCGCCCCCGGAGAGGAGTGTCTCGGTCCGCCGCGCGCGCCGCAGCGCAAGCCAGACCCTCGTGCAGAGGTGGCGGGTCCGGAGGACGATGGCGAGGGGGGATCGATACCGGAGATGGGGTCGCAGCCGGGATGCCAGCGCGCGGCCGAGCAGGAAGCGACGGACCCTGGATGTATCCGACCGTATGGAATCTCGGAGCTGCTGGAAGAACGCGAAGTCGATGGTCGGAAGGTGCTCGCGCAGCAGAGCCGCGACCTCCTCCTCGCCGACCCCTTCGCTCAACCACCCGAGCTCCTCCGCGTTCCTCTTCCATTGCCGGGGTCGGAGCGCTTCGCTCAGCACCGCGTAGTCGAGGGTCTTGCGGATGACGAACAGCACGAGCTCGGCGCTGCGGGCGGGGAGGTAGACCCCGTGTTCCGTCCGCCGTGCTCCCTCGAGCAACATGCTCTCCACCGGCAGATGGTAGTTCTTGATCGTGGCCCCGGTGATGGTCCGGTAGTAGACGTGGAGGTCGACGAGCTTGCCGCTCTCTTCGTCCAGGCCGTAGTAGTTGGCGATCGACGGATGGCCGCTGCTCCTGGTGGGCCGGAAACCCGCGAGCTCTACGATCGAGCGGAACCGGGCCGCGTCGCCTCGATGAACCAGGAGGTCCAGGTCGGTATCGCCACGCAGAGCGCTGGCCAGATTGCGGTTGCTCTTCCAATGGCAATAGCGCACGCCGGCCCCGTCCAGCGCATCAAAGACGGGCAGCAGCACGGGAAGTATTCGCGCCTGGCCCGAGGAGAAAGTCCACGAGCTCTCTTGCCGGGACGCGGCATGTTCCTGGGCTCTCGCCATCGCAGGTCACCCTCACCGTTCTTCGCGCAAGCGATTCATGCGTCATCAATTGATCCCAAAGGACGTAGCCGTGGCGGATGAAGCGTTCGGTCTCTTCGCGTGATCGTCCTCGCAGCGGTGGATCTCGGCGCGCGAAGGTCCTGGCCAGCACCACCTCCAGCGGCGCCGTGACGTGAACGACGAGATCCGGCATGGGGACCAGGCGACAGAAGGCGTCGATGTCCTCGGCGCGCGGCGGGTTGTGGACGTGGACCAGGATGTTGTGGGCGGAGTGGATGGTGCCTTCGTCGACCAGCACGGGCTGGCTGCTCGGCCTCCGGGACAGCGCCGCATACACGCCGAGTTTTCGCACGACGCTGCGGTACGCATTGAAACCCGTGATGCGCCAGTCGGTGTCGCGTCGTATCACCGACTTCGCGAACGCCAGGAACTCGAGGTGTTGGCGGGCGACGACGGTTTCGCGCAGCCCTCTCAAGTCCAAGGCGAGGTTCAGGAGAAAGCGGCTGGAGACGATCGGGGCGGGGATCCCGCCGAGCAGAACCTCCGGAGCAGTCGCCACCCCTACGCCGCGCTCGGCACAGTGATCCAGGACTGCCTTCAGCAGCGTCGACTTGCCGCTCCCCGAGCAGCCGGTGATCTCTACCAGCAGGCGGGCGGAGCCCTCGTGCGCGGTCACCTTCCGCCCGCCGGCGGGCCGGGACGGCTGCCGCCTGGTCGACACCCGCGGCCTCGGAGCGGGCGACCTGTGCCCCGCGCGCGCCGCGATCGCCGCCGCGTACACGACGGCGAGGCAGGCGAGCCTCGTTGCTTCGGTGGCGAGCACCGCCCACGCCGCGCCGAGCAGCCCATAGCGTGGCACGAGGAGGCAGCTCGCGAGGGTGCAGATCGCGAGGCTCAGCAGCGCGATCGGGAGCTGCTCCGGCAAGCGCCGGGCCGCGGTGACCGCATTGCCGAGGGCGGTGGCGAGAAAGGCGATGCCCGTTGCCACCGCGAGCCACACGAGGATCGGGGCGTACTCGGCGTATTCCGGAGCGTACGCCACGGTCAGCAGAGCCCGGCCGCAGAGCGCCGAGATCGCGACCGCCACGAGCCCGAGACCGCCTGCGATCAGGGTCGTCTGCAGGGTAAGGCGCCGGAAAGCCCTCGGATCGGTGGCGAAGTGCCGCGCGAGCCGGGGGCTCACCGCCGCTCCCAAGGCGAGCAGCGGTTGATTCCCCGCGACGAAGAGGTAAGCGAGCGCCGTGAAGTGGCCGAGCGCGCGGGGGTCGATGCTGGCCTCGATGGCGTAGCGCGGCACATTGAAGGTGAGGCTGCCGAGACCCGCGACGCACCCGAGCGGCAGGGCGACCCAGGTGAGGCCGCCCAAGGAGCCGAGCGCCAGGCTCGGTCGAATGGTCGTCAGCCGGACGGCAGCCGGCAGGTCGTAGACCGCGAGCACGCTTCCCCAGCACACCGCCATCGCCAGGGTTGCGAGCACGAGGCTCCCGGTCAGCTTGAGGACGACCCCGACCGCCAGCACGCTCACGGTGCCCTTGGCGAGCATCGAGACCGCGATCCGCCGCATGTCCTCCGCCCTCTGCAGGAGCCCGAACACGAGCTCGCTCACCGCCTCGAAGGACTTGGCCACCGCGACCGCGAGGATCAGGGAGAGGGTGGCGCCGCGGTAGCCGAGACCGAGGGCCATGGCGGCGATGGCCCCGAGGCCGAGGGCGGTGCCCAGGAGCTTCACGGAGAAATACACGCTGAATGGGTAGTCCTCGCGCGCATCGGTGGCCTGCAGCAGCCGCAGGTTGAGGTTGGTGAGCGTGATGACCGGCGCCGTGAGCGCGAGCCCGAGAGCGAAGAGCCCCACGTCGGCGGCGGTGCCGAGCTTGGCGATGCAGGCGAGGACGCCCCACTGGCAGGCGCTGTAGCCGAGATTGCCGACGAGCGCCCAGGCCACGTTGCGCTGCAGCGACCGAGCGCCCTGCGGCGCCGGCGGACTCGGCATCGATGCGGCAAACGAGCTTCGGATCACGGGTGAACCTGCAGCCCGATCATGGCACGACCTCCGGGTCCTCCGGCGCCCGCGGCCGCAGGGCGGCGCCCGTGACCTCGTCGCCACGCGTCGACTCGCGCCGCGCCAGCACCTCGGTCACGCCGTGGTAGACGGGCAGCATGTCGAGCGCGTTGCGCTCCCCGGCGTGGAGGACATTTTCCGCCGCCGAGAAGTCGCCGCGGGCGGCGTAGACGTCCACCGCGAGCGTGCG includes:
- a CDS encoding nucleotidyltransferase family protein, which codes for MLLPVFDALDGAGVRYCHWKSNRNLASALRGDTDLDLLVHRGDAARFRSIVELAGFRPTRSSGHPSIANYYGLDEESGKLVDLHVYYRTITGATIKNYHLPVESMLLEGARRTEHGVYLPARSAELVLFVIRKTLDYAVLSEALRPRQWKRNAEELGWLSEGVGEEEVAALLREHLPTIDFAFFQQLRDSIRSDTSRVRRFLLGRALASRLRPHLRYRSPLAIVLRTRHLCTRVWLALRRARRTETLLSGGAVVGVVGSDGSGKSTLVREVSRWLGGFLSVATVHGGKPPPTPATLAPRALLPLLRRLVPRYRLSRLEAGSATGLETLPRGHLLILHALRAVMLGYERKRLLVRAHRRAAGGTIVIADRYPTRQPGVPEGPSLHFLLEDARLLYRWLARVEERLYRSIPPPDLILSLNVPLEVAIQRNLTRAKPGGPEPTEYLRRRHAQCSNLDFAGVPVHRVHTDGSLDHTLRSVKTFIWRTL